In the Loxodonta africana isolate mLoxAfr1 chromosome 1, mLoxAfr1.hap2, whole genome shotgun sequence genome, one interval contains:
- the SFTA2 gene encoding surfactant-associated protein 2: MMGATLPLFFLLTLLGSSQGTGSGMTLQLRLKESFPGNSSYDSSFLGLLEKVVLWVGKEWDCASLFL; encoded by the exons ATGATGGGGGCTACGCtgcctctcttcttcctcctgaccCTCCTGGGCAGCTCACAGGGAACAG GGTCAGGTATGACTTTGCAACTGAGGCTGAAGGAGTCTTTTCCAGGAAATTCCTCCTATGACTCTAGCTTCCTGGGATTGCTCGAGAAGGTAGTTCTTTGGGTGGGGAAAGAATGGGACTGTGCGAGCTTGTTTCTGTGA
- the VARS2 gene encoding valine--tRNA ligase, mitochondrial isoform X2, protein MCIPPPNVTGSLHIGHALTVAIQDALVRWHRMRGDQVLWVPGSDHAGIATQAVVEKQLWKEQGLRRHELSREAFLREVWKWKEEKGGEICEQLRVLGASLDWDRECFTMDAGSSVAVTEAFVRLYKAGLLYRNRQLVNWSCALRSAISDIEVESRALPGHTQLQLPGCPVPVSFGLLVFIAFPVDGEPDAEVVVGTTRPETLPGDVAVAIHPDDSRYTHLHGRQLRHPLTGHLLPLITDSAVQPHVGTGAVKVTPAHSPADAEMGARHGLSPQSVIAEDGTMTLLCGDWLQGLHRFVAREKIMCVLRERGLFRGLQSHPMVLRICSRSGDVVECLLKSQWFVRCREMGDQAAKAVESGALGLHPPYHQKNWQHWFSHIGDWCISRQLWWGHQIPAYLVVEEQTENVGEDCWVVGRSEAEARQAAAELTGRPGEELTLERDPDVLDTWFSSALFPFSALGWPQETPDLARFYPLSLLETGSDLLLFWVGRMVMLGTQLTGQLPFSKVLLHSMVRDRQGRKMSKSLGNVLDPRDIISGAELQVLQEKLKDGNLDPAELAIAAAAQRKDFPHGIPECGTDALRFTLCSHGALGGDLNLSVTEVLSSRHFCNKIWNALRFILNVLGEKFTPQPAEELSPSSPVDAWILSRLALTARECERGFRTCELSLVTHTLHHFWLHNLCDTYLEAVKPVVARSPCPSGPPQILFSCADVGLRLLAPLMPFLAEELWQRLPTRPGCASAPSICVAPYPSACSLEHWHQPELERCFSRVQEAAQALRALRATYQLTKARPRVLLQSSEQSKQGLFEAFLEPLGTLGHCGAVGLLPPGMAAPSGWAQAPLSDGIQIFMELQGLVDPQTHLPLLAARRHKLQKQLENLLTRTPSQGEAETQRQQRLSSLQVELSKLDKAASHLQQLMEESQLREC, encoded by the exons ATGTGTATCCCACCCCCCAATGTCACTGGCTCTCTGCACATTGGCCACGCACTCACGGTAGCCATACAGGATGCCCTGGTGCGCTG GCACCGGATGCGTGGGGATCAGGTGCTCTGGGTCCCTGGTTCGGATCATGCAGGAATAGCTACACAA GCTGTGGTGGAGAAACAGCTATGGAAGGAACAGGGCCTGAGGAGGCATGAGCTGAGCCGGGAAGCCTTCCTGAGGGAGGTGTGGAAGTGGAAGGAGGA GAAAGGTGGGGAGATCTGTGAGCAGCTCCGCGTGCTGGGGGCCTCCTTGGACTGGGATCGAGAGTGCTTCACCATGGACGCT GGCTCCTCAGTGGCTGTGACTGAAGCTTTTGTGCGACTCTACAAGGCGGGGCTGTTGTACCGGAACCGGCAGCTTGTCAACTGGTCATGTGCTTTACGATCAGCCATCTCGGATATTGAG GTGGAGAGCCGGGCCCTGCCGGGCCACACACAGCTTCAACTGCCTGGCTGCCCTGTCCCGGTTTCTTTCGGCCTCCTTGTTTTCATTGCTTTTCCTGTGGATGGAGAGCCTG ATGCTGAGGTCGTGGTAGGAACCACAAGGCCAGAGACGTTGCCTGGAGATGTGGCTGTGGCCATCCACCCTGATGACTCCCGATACACA CATCTACATGGGCGGCAACTTCGTCACCCCTTGACTGGGCACCTTCTCCCTCTCATCACAGACTCTGCTGTCCAGCCACACGTGGGCACAG GGGCAGTGAAGGTGACTCCGGCCCATAGCCCTGCTGATGCTGAGATGGGAGCCCGGCATGGCTTGAGCCCCCAGAGTGTCATTGCGGAGGATGGGACCATGACCTTGCTCTGCGGGGACTGGCTGCAG GGTCTTCACCGGTTTGTGGCCCGGGAGAAAATTATGTGTGTGCTGAGGGAGCGGGGGCTGTTCCGGGGCCTTCAAAGCCACCCCATGGTGCTGCGCATCTGCAG CCGATCCGGGGATGTGGTAGAATGCCTGCTGAAGAGCCAGTGGTTTGTCCGCTGCCGGGAAATGGGGGACCAGGCCGCCAAG GCTGTGGAGTCCGGGGCCCTGGGACTCCATCCACCCTACCACCAGAAGAACTGGCAGCACTGGTTTTCCCACATTGG GGACTGGTGTATCTCCCGGCAGCTGTGGTGGGGCCATCAGATCCCAGCCTACCTGGTGGTAGAGGAGCAGACAGAG AACGTTGGGGAAGACTGTTGGGTAGTCGGGAGGTCAGAGGCTGAGGCCAGACAGGCAGCTGCAGAACTGACAGGGAGGCCAGGGGAAGAGCTAACCCTGGAGAGGG ACCCTGACGTCCTGGACACATggttctcttcagctcttttcccCTTTTCTGCTCTGGGCTGGCCGCAAGAG ACTCCTGACCTCGCTCGTTTCTACCCCCTGTCACTTTTGGAGACGGGCAGTGACCTCCTGCTGTTCTGGGTGGGCCGCATGGTCATGTTGGGGACCCAGCTGACAGGGCAGCTCCCCTTCAGCAAG GTGCTTCTTCACTCCATGGTTCGGGATCGACAGGGCCGGAAGATGAGCAAGTCCCTGGGGAATGTCCTGGACCCACGGGACATCATCAGTGGGGCGGAGCTGCAG GTGCTGCAGGAGAAGCTGAAGGATGGGAACCTGGACCCTGCAGAGCTGGCGATCGCAGCTGCAGCACAG AGAAAGGACTTCCCTCACGGGATCCCCGAGTGTGGGACAGACGCCTTGAGATTTACACTGTGCTCCCATGGAGCCCTGG GGGGTGACCTGAACCTGTCTGTCACTGAGGTCCTGAGCTCCCGACATTTTTGCAACAAGATCTGGAATGCCTTGCGCTTTATCCTCAATGTCCTGGGGGAGAAATTCACACCCCAGCCTGCAGAGGAg CTCTCTCCCTCATCCCCTGTGGATGCCTGGATCCTGAGCCGCCTCGCCCTCACCGCCCGGGAGTGTGAGCGGGGCTTCCGCACCTGCGAGCTCTCGCTTGTCACCCACACGCTGCATCACTTCTGGCTCCACAACCTATGTGACACCTACCTG gaggcagtgaagCCAGTGGTGGCACGTTCCCCCTGCCCCTCGGGGCCACCTCAGATCCTGTTCTCCTGTGCTGACGTTGGCCTCCGCCTCCTTGCCCCGCTGATGCCCTTCCTGGCCGAGGAGCTCTGGCAGCGGCTGCCCACCAGGCCGGGCTGCGCCTCCGCTCCCAGCATCTGTGTTGCCCCTTACCCCAGTGCCTGCAGCTTG GAACACTGGCACCAGCCTGAGCTAGAGCGGTGCTTCTCCCGGGTCCAGGAGGCTGCGCAGGCGCTTCGGGCTCTCCGAGCCACATACCAGCTTACCAAGGCCCGGCCCCGAG TGCTGCTGCAGAGCTCGGAGCAGAGCAAGCAGGGCCTCTTTGAGGCCTTCCTGGAGCCCCTGGGCACCCTGGGCCACTGTGGGGCCGTGGGCCTCCTACCCCCAGGCATGGCAGCTCCCTCCGGCTGGGCCCAGGCTCCACTCAGTGATGGCATTCAGATTTTCATGGAGCTGCAG GGATTGGTGGACCCCCAGACCCATCTACCACTGCTGGCAGCCCGAAGACACAAGTTGCAGAAGCAGCTTGAGAACCTCCTAACTCGGACCCCATCCCAGGGGGAGGCAGAGACGCAGAGGCAGCAAAGG CTTTCTTCCCTCCAAGTGGAGTTGTCGAAACTAGACAAGGCAGCCTCTCACCTGCAGCAGCTGATGGAGGAGTCTCAGCTCCGGGAGTGCTGA
- the GTF2H4 gene encoding general transcription factor IIH subunit 4 — protein MESTPSRGGLNRVHLQCRNLQEFLGGLSPGVLDRLYGHPATCLAVFRELPSLAKNWVMRMLFLEQPLPQAAVALWVKKEFSKAQEESTGLLSGLRIWHTQLLPGGLQGLILNPIFRQNLRIALLGGGKAWSDDTSQLGPDKHARDVPSLDKYAEERWEVVLHFMVGSPSAAVSQDLAQLLSQAGLMKSAEPGEPPCITSAGFQFLLLDTPAQLWYFMLQYLQTAQSRGMDLVEILSFLFQLSFSTLGKDYSVEGMSDSLLNFLQHLREFGLVFQRKRKSRRYYPTRLAINLSSGVSGAGGTAHQPGFIIVETNYRLYAYTESELQIALIALFSEMLYRFPNMVVAQVTRESVQQAIASGITAQQIIHFLRTRAHPVMLKQTPVLPPTITDQIRLWELERDRLRFTEGVLYNQFLSQVDFELLLAHARELGVLVFENSAKRLMVVTPAGHSDVKRFWKRQKHSS, from the exons ATGGAGAGCACCCCTTCAAGGGGCGGACTGAACCGAGTACACCTACAATGCCGGAACCTGCAGGAATTCTTAGGGGGCTTGAGCCCTGGGGTATTGGACCGATTGTATGGGCATCCTGCCACCTGTCTGGCTGTCTTCAG GGAGCTCCCATCTTTGGCTAAGAACTGGGTGATGCGGATGCTTTTTCTGGAACAGCCTTTACCACAAGCTGCTGTAGCCCTGTGGGTGAAGAAGGAATTCAGCAA GGCTCAGGAGGAAAGTACAGGGCTGCTGAGCGGCCTCCGTATCTGGCAcacccagctgctccctggaggtCTCCAGGGCCTCATCCTCAACCCCATCTTCCGTCAGAACCTCCGCATTGCCCTTCTGGGTGG aggaaaggcctggtctGATGACACAAGTCAGCTAGGACCAGACAAGCATGCCCGGGACGTTCCCTCCCTGGACAAGTATGCTGAGGAGCGATGGGAG GTAGTCCTGCACTTCATGGTGGGCTCCCCCAGTGCAGCTGTCAGCCAGGACTTGGCACAGCTCCTCAGCCAGGCTGGGCTCATGAAGAG TGCTGAACCTGGAGAGCCACCCTGCATTACTTCCGCTGGCTTCCAGTTTCTGCTGCTGGATACCCCTGCCCAGCTCTGGTACTTTATGCTGCAGTATCTGCAGACAGCCCAG AGCCGGGGCATGGACCTAGTGGagattctctccttcctcttccagcTTAGCTTCTCTACTCTCGGCAAG GATTACTCTGTGGAAGGTATGAGTGATTCTCTGTTGAACTTCCTGCAACATCTTCGTGAGTTTGGACTCGTTTTCCAGAGGAAG AGGAAATCTCGGCGTTACTACCCCACACGCCTGGCCATCAATCTCTCATCAGGTGTCTCTGGGGCTGGGGGCACTGCGCATCAGCCTGGCTTCATCATAGTGGAAACTAATTACCGACTATATGCCTACACGG AGTCGGAACTGCAGATCGCTCTCATTGCCCTCTTCTCTGAGATGCTTTATCGCTTCCCCAACATGGTGGTGGCGCAGGTGACCCGGGAGAGTGTGCAGCAGGCTATCGCCAGTGGCATCACAGCCCAGCAG ATCATCCATTTCTTAAGGACAAGGGCCCACCCAGTGATGCTCAAACAG ACCCCTGTGCTGCCCCCCACCATCACAGACCAGATTCGGCTGTGGGAGCTGGAAAGGGACAGACTCCGGTTCACTGAGG GTGTCCTGTataaccagttcctgtcccaggTGGACTTTGAGCTGTTGCTGGCCCACGCGCGGGAGCTGGGCGTGCTAGTGTTCGAGAACTCGGCCAAGCGGCTCATGGTGGTCACGCCGGCCGGGCACAGCGACGTCAAGCGCTTCTGGAAGCGACAGAAGCACAGCTCCTGA
- the VARS2 gene encoding valine--tRNA ligase, mitochondrial isoform X1: MFHLPLASFRPPLWGLRPSRGLPRPRPLSTQSEPHGSPISRRNREAKQKRLQERQAALEAGISGKNKPPAESSKAWTPKEIVLYEVPTEPGEKKDVSRPLPPAYSPQYVEAAWYPWWVREGFFKPEYKAQLPQATGETFSMCIPPPNVTGSLHIGHALTVAIQDALVRWHRMRGDQVLWVPGSDHAGIATQAVVEKQLWKEQGLRRHELSREAFLREVWKWKEEKGGEICEQLRVLGASLDWDRECFTMDAGSSVAVTEAFVRLYKAGLLYRNRQLVNWSCALRSAISDIEVESRALPGHTQLQLPGCPVPVSFGLLVFIAFPVDGEPDAEVVVGTTRPETLPGDVAVAIHPDDSRYTHLHGRQLRHPLTGHLLPLITDSAVQPHVGTGAVKVTPAHSPADAEMGARHGLSPQSVIAEDGTMTLLCGDWLQGLHRFVAREKIMCVLRERGLFRGLQSHPMVLRICSRSGDVVECLLKSQWFVRCREMGDQAAKAVESGALGLHPPYHQKNWQHWFSHIGDWCISRQLWWGHQIPAYLVVEEQTENVGEDCWVVGRSEAEARQAAAELTGRPGEELTLERDPDVLDTWFSSALFPFSALGWPQETPDLARFYPLSLLETGSDLLLFWVGRMVMLGTQLTGQLPFSKVLLHSMVRDRQGRKMSKSLGNVLDPRDIISGAELQVLQEKLKDGNLDPAELAIAAAAQRKDFPHGIPECGTDALRFTLCSHGALGGDLNLSVTEVLSSRHFCNKIWNALRFILNVLGEKFTPQPAEELSPSSPVDAWILSRLALTARECERGFRTCELSLVTHTLHHFWLHNLCDTYLEAVKPVVARSPCPSGPPQILFSCADVGLRLLAPLMPFLAEELWQRLPTRPGCASAPSICVAPYPSACSLEHWHQPELERCFSRVQEAAQALRALRATYQLTKARPRVLLQSSEQSKQGLFEAFLEPLGTLGHCGAVGLLPPGMAAPSGWAQAPLSDGIQIFMELQGLVDPQTHLPLLAARRHKLQKQLENLLTRTPSQGEAETQRQQRLSSLQVELSKLDKAASHLQQLMEESQLREC; encoded by the exons ATGTTTCATTTGCCTCTGGCCTCTTTTCGACCGCCACTTTGGGGGCTGAGGCCATCACGGGGCCTCCCCAGGCCTCGGCCTCTTTCCACCCAGTCAGAGCCCCATGGATCCCCCATCTCCCGGAGGAACCGTGAAGCAAAACAGAAGCGCCTACAGGAAAGGCAGGCTGCACTGGAGGCTGGAATAAGTGGGAAGAACAAG CCACCTGCAGAATCCAGTAAGGCCTGGACTCCTAAGGAGATAGTCCTATATGAAGTTCCTACAGAACCCGGTGAAAAGAAAG ATGTCTCCAGGCCCCTGCCTCCTGCATACAGCCCCCAATATGTTGAGGCTGCCTGGTACCCCTGGTGGGTGCGAGAGGGCTTTTTCAAACCAGAATATAAG GCTCAGCTGCCCCAAGCCACAGGGGAGACCTTTTCCATGTGTATCCCACCCCCCAATGTCACTGGCTCTCTGCACATTGGCCACGCACTCACGGTAGCCATACAGGATGCCCTGGTGCGCTG GCACCGGATGCGTGGGGATCAGGTGCTCTGGGTCCCTGGTTCGGATCATGCAGGAATAGCTACACAA GCTGTGGTGGAGAAACAGCTATGGAAGGAACAGGGCCTGAGGAGGCATGAGCTGAGCCGGGAAGCCTTCCTGAGGGAGGTGTGGAAGTGGAAGGAGGA GAAAGGTGGGGAGATCTGTGAGCAGCTCCGCGTGCTGGGGGCCTCCTTGGACTGGGATCGAGAGTGCTTCACCATGGACGCT GGCTCCTCAGTGGCTGTGACTGAAGCTTTTGTGCGACTCTACAAGGCGGGGCTGTTGTACCGGAACCGGCAGCTTGTCAACTGGTCATGTGCTTTACGATCAGCCATCTCGGATATTGAG GTGGAGAGCCGGGCCCTGCCGGGCCACACACAGCTTCAACTGCCTGGCTGCCCTGTCCCGGTTTCTTTCGGCCTCCTTGTTTTCATTGCTTTTCCTGTGGATGGAGAGCCTG ATGCTGAGGTCGTGGTAGGAACCACAAGGCCAGAGACGTTGCCTGGAGATGTGGCTGTGGCCATCCACCCTGATGACTCCCGATACACA CATCTACATGGGCGGCAACTTCGTCACCCCTTGACTGGGCACCTTCTCCCTCTCATCACAGACTCTGCTGTCCAGCCACACGTGGGCACAG GGGCAGTGAAGGTGACTCCGGCCCATAGCCCTGCTGATGCTGAGATGGGAGCCCGGCATGGCTTGAGCCCCCAGAGTGTCATTGCGGAGGATGGGACCATGACCTTGCTCTGCGGGGACTGGCTGCAG GGTCTTCACCGGTTTGTGGCCCGGGAGAAAATTATGTGTGTGCTGAGGGAGCGGGGGCTGTTCCGGGGCCTTCAAAGCCACCCCATGGTGCTGCGCATCTGCAG CCGATCCGGGGATGTGGTAGAATGCCTGCTGAAGAGCCAGTGGTTTGTCCGCTGCCGGGAAATGGGGGACCAGGCCGCCAAG GCTGTGGAGTCCGGGGCCCTGGGACTCCATCCACCCTACCACCAGAAGAACTGGCAGCACTGGTTTTCCCACATTGG GGACTGGTGTATCTCCCGGCAGCTGTGGTGGGGCCATCAGATCCCAGCCTACCTGGTGGTAGAGGAGCAGACAGAG AACGTTGGGGAAGACTGTTGGGTAGTCGGGAGGTCAGAGGCTGAGGCCAGACAGGCAGCTGCAGAACTGACAGGGAGGCCAGGGGAAGAGCTAACCCTGGAGAGGG ACCCTGACGTCCTGGACACATggttctcttcagctcttttcccCTTTTCTGCTCTGGGCTGGCCGCAAGAG ACTCCTGACCTCGCTCGTTTCTACCCCCTGTCACTTTTGGAGACGGGCAGTGACCTCCTGCTGTTCTGGGTGGGCCGCATGGTCATGTTGGGGACCCAGCTGACAGGGCAGCTCCCCTTCAGCAAG GTGCTTCTTCACTCCATGGTTCGGGATCGACAGGGCCGGAAGATGAGCAAGTCCCTGGGGAATGTCCTGGACCCACGGGACATCATCAGTGGGGCGGAGCTGCAG GTGCTGCAGGAGAAGCTGAAGGATGGGAACCTGGACCCTGCAGAGCTGGCGATCGCAGCTGCAGCACAG AGAAAGGACTTCCCTCACGGGATCCCCGAGTGTGGGACAGACGCCTTGAGATTTACACTGTGCTCCCATGGAGCCCTGG GGGGTGACCTGAACCTGTCTGTCACTGAGGTCCTGAGCTCCCGACATTTTTGCAACAAGATCTGGAATGCCTTGCGCTTTATCCTCAATGTCCTGGGGGAGAAATTCACACCCCAGCCTGCAGAGGAg CTCTCTCCCTCATCCCCTGTGGATGCCTGGATCCTGAGCCGCCTCGCCCTCACCGCCCGGGAGTGTGAGCGGGGCTTCCGCACCTGCGAGCTCTCGCTTGTCACCCACACGCTGCATCACTTCTGGCTCCACAACCTATGTGACACCTACCTG gaggcagtgaagCCAGTGGTGGCACGTTCCCCCTGCCCCTCGGGGCCACCTCAGATCCTGTTCTCCTGTGCTGACGTTGGCCTCCGCCTCCTTGCCCCGCTGATGCCCTTCCTGGCCGAGGAGCTCTGGCAGCGGCTGCCCACCAGGCCGGGCTGCGCCTCCGCTCCCAGCATCTGTGTTGCCCCTTACCCCAGTGCCTGCAGCTTG GAACACTGGCACCAGCCTGAGCTAGAGCGGTGCTTCTCCCGGGTCCAGGAGGCTGCGCAGGCGCTTCGGGCTCTCCGAGCCACATACCAGCTTACCAAGGCCCGGCCCCGAG TGCTGCTGCAGAGCTCGGAGCAGAGCAAGCAGGGCCTCTTTGAGGCCTTCCTGGAGCCCCTGGGCACCCTGGGCCACTGTGGGGCCGTGGGCCTCCTACCCCCAGGCATGGCAGCTCCCTCCGGCTGGGCCCAGGCTCCACTCAGTGATGGCATTCAGATTTTCATGGAGCTGCAG GGATTGGTGGACCCCCAGACCCATCTACCACTGCTGGCAGCCCGAAGACACAAGTTGCAGAAGCAGCTTGAGAACCTCCTAACTCGGACCCCATCCCAGGGGGAGGCAGAGACGCAGAGGCAGCAAAGG CTTTCTTCCCTCCAAGTGGAGTTGTCGAAACTAGACAAGGCAGCCTCTCACCTGCAGCAGCTGATGGAGGAGTCTCAGCTCCGGGAGTGCTGA
- the VARS2 gene encoding valine--tRNA ligase, mitochondrial isoform X3 codes for MPWHRMRGDQVLWVPGSDHAGIATQAVVEKQLWKEQGLRRHELSREAFLREVWKWKEEKGGEICEQLRVLGASLDWDRECFTMDAGSSVAVTEAFVRLYKAGLLYRNRQLVNWSCALRSAISDIEVESRALPGHTQLQLPGCPVPVSFGLLVFIAFPVDGEPDAEVVVGTTRPETLPGDVAVAIHPDDSRYTHLHGRQLRHPLTGHLLPLITDSAVQPHVGTGAVKVTPAHSPADAEMGARHGLSPQSVIAEDGTMTLLCGDWLQGLHRFVAREKIMCVLRERGLFRGLQSHPMVLRICSRSGDVVECLLKSQWFVRCREMGDQAAKAVESGALGLHPPYHQKNWQHWFSHIGDWCISRQLWWGHQIPAYLVVEEQTENVGEDCWVVGRSEAEARQAAAELTGRPGEELTLERDPDVLDTWFSSALFPFSALGWPQETPDLARFYPLSLLETGSDLLLFWVGRMVMLGTQLTGQLPFSKVLLHSMVRDRQGRKMSKSLGNVLDPRDIISGAELQVLQEKLKDGNLDPAELAIAAAAQRKDFPHGIPECGTDALRFTLCSHGALGGDLNLSVTEVLSSRHFCNKIWNALRFILNVLGEKFTPQPAEELSPSSPVDAWILSRLALTARECERGFRTCELSLVTHTLHHFWLHNLCDTYLEAVKPVVARSPCPSGPPQILFSCADVGLRLLAPLMPFLAEELWQRLPTRPGCASAPSICVAPYPSACSLEHWHQPELERCFSRVQEAAQALRALRATYQLTKARPRVLLQSSEQSKQGLFEAFLEPLGTLGHCGAVGLLPPGMAAPSGWAQAPLSDGIQIFMELQGLVDPQTHLPLLAARRHKLQKQLENLLTRTPSQGEAETQRQQRLSSLQVELSKLDKAASHLQQLMEESQLREC; via the exons ATGCCCTG GCACCGGATGCGTGGGGATCAGGTGCTCTGGGTCCCTGGTTCGGATCATGCAGGAATAGCTACACAA GCTGTGGTGGAGAAACAGCTATGGAAGGAACAGGGCCTGAGGAGGCATGAGCTGAGCCGGGAAGCCTTCCTGAGGGAGGTGTGGAAGTGGAAGGAGGA GAAAGGTGGGGAGATCTGTGAGCAGCTCCGCGTGCTGGGGGCCTCCTTGGACTGGGATCGAGAGTGCTTCACCATGGACGCT GGCTCCTCAGTGGCTGTGACTGAAGCTTTTGTGCGACTCTACAAGGCGGGGCTGTTGTACCGGAACCGGCAGCTTGTCAACTGGTCATGTGCTTTACGATCAGCCATCTCGGATATTGAG GTGGAGAGCCGGGCCCTGCCGGGCCACACACAGCTTCAACTGCCTGGCTGCCCTGTCCCGGTTTCTTTCGGCCTCCTTGTTTTCATTGCTTTTCCTGTGGATGGAGAGCCTG ATGCTGAGGTCGTGGTAGGAACCACAAGGCCAGAGACGTTGCCTGGAGATGTGGCTGTGGCCATCCACCCTGATGACTCCCGATACACA CATCTACATGGGCGGCAACTTCGTCACCCCTTGACTGGGCACCTTCTCCCTCTCATCACAGACTCTGCTGTCCAGCCACACGTGGGCACAG GGGCAGTGAAGGTGACTCCGGCCCATAGCCCTGCTGATGCTGAGATGGGAGCCCGGCATGGCTTGAGCCCCCAGAGTGTCATTGCGGAGGATGGGACCATGACCTTGCTCTGCGGGGACTGGCTGCAG GGTCTTCACCGGTTTGTGGCCCGGGAGAAAATTATGTGTGTGCTGAGGGAGCGGGGGCTGTTCCGGGGCCTTCAAAGCCACCCCATGGTGCTGCGCATCTGCAG CCGATCCGGGGATGTGGTAGAATGCCTGCTGAAGAGCCAGTGGTTTGTCCGCTGCCGGGAAATGGGGGACCAGGCCGCCAAG GCTGTGGAGTCCGGGGCCCTGGGACTCCATCCACCCTACCACCAGAAGAACTGGCAGCACTGGTTTTCCCACATTGG GGACTGGTGTATCTCCCGGCAGCTGTGGTGGGGCCATCAGATCCCAGCCTACCTGGTGGTAGAGGAGCAGACAGAG AACGTTGGGGAAGACTGTTGGGTAGTCGGGAGGTCAGAGGCTGAGGCCAGACAGGCAGCTGCAGAACTGACAGGGAGGCCAGGGGAAGAGCTAACCCTGGAGAGGG ACCCTGACGTCCTGGACACATggttctcttcagctcttttcccCTTTTCTGCTCTGGGCTGGCCGCAAGAG ACTCCTGACCTCGCTCGTTTCTACCCCCTGTCACTTTTGGAGACGGGCAGTGACCTCCTGCTGTTCTGGGTGGGCCGCATGGTCATGTTGGGGACCCAGCTGACAGGGCAGCTCCCCTTCAGCAAG GTGCTTCTTCACTCCATGGTTCGGGATCGACAGGGCCGGAAGATGAGCAAGTCCCTGGGGAATGTCCTGGACCCACGGGACATCATCAGTGGGGCGGAGCTGCAG GTGCTGCAGGAGAAGCTGAAGGATGGGAACCTGGACCCTGCAGAGCTGGCGATCGCAGCTGCAGCACAG AGAAAGGACTTCCCTCACGGGATCCCCGAGTGTGGGACAGACGCCTTGAGATTTACACTGTGCTCCCATGGAGCCCTGG GGGGTGACCTGAACCTGTCTGTCACTGAGGTCCTGAGCTCCCGACATTTTTGCAACAAGATCTGGAATGCCTTGCGCTTTATCCTCAATGTCCTGGGGGAGAAATTCACACCCCAGCCTGCAGAGGAg CTCTCTCCCTCATCCCCTGTGGATGCCTGGATCCTGAGCCGCCTCGCCCTCACCGCCCGGGAGTGTGAGCGGGGCTTCCGCACCTGCGAGCTCTCGCTTGTCACCCACACGCTGCATCACTTCTGGCTCCACAACCTATGTGACACCTACCTG gaggcagtgaagCCAGTGGTGGCACGTTCCCCCTGCCCCTCGGGGCCACCTCAGATCCTGTTCTCCTGTGCTGACGTTGGCCTCCGCCTCCTTGCCCCGCTGATGCCCTTCCTGGCCGAGGAGCTCTGGCAGCGGCTGCCCACCAGGCCGGGCTGCGCCTCCGCTCCCAGCATCTGTGTTGCCCCTTACCCCAGTGCCTGCAGCTTG GAACACTGGCACCAGCCTGAGCTAGAGCGGTGCTTCTCCCGGGTCCAGGAGGCTGCGCAGGCGCTTCGGGCTCTCCGAGCCACATACCAGCTTACCAAGGCCCGGCCCCGAG TGCTGCTGCAGAGCTCGGAGCAGAGCAAGCAGGGCCTCTTTGAGGCCTTCCTGGAGCCCCTGGGCACCCTGGGCCACTGTGGGGCCGTGGGCCTCCTACCCCCAGGCATGGCAGCTCCCTCCGGCTGGGCCCAGGCTCCACTCAGTGATGGCATTCAGATTTTCATGGAGCTGCAG GGATTGGTGGACCCCCAGACCCATCTACCACTGCTGGCAGCCCGAAGACACAAGTTGCAGAAGCAGCTTGAGAACCTCCTAACTCGGACCCCATCCCAGGGGGAGGCAGAGACGCAGAGGCAGCAAAGG CTTTCTTCCCTCCAAGTGGAGTTGTCGAAACTAGACAAGGCAGCCTCTCACCTGCAGCAGCTGATGGAGGAGTCTCAGCTCCGGGAGTGCTGA